The Pseudomonas sp. FP2309 genome has a window encoding:
- a CDS encoding acyl-CoA dehydrogenase, translating to MDFAYSPKVQELRERVTAFMDAYVYPAEPVFERQVSEGDRWQPTAIMEELKARAKAEGLWNLFLPESQLGAGLTNLEYAPLAEIMGRSLLGPEPFNCSAPDTGNMEVLVRYANEEQKQRWLEPLLRGEIRSAFAMTEPDVASSDATNMAARAERQGDEWVINGKKWWTSGACDPRCKILIFMGLSNPDAPRHQQHSMILVPVDTPGVKIVRPLPVFGYDDAPHGHAEVLFDNVRVPYENVLLGEGRGFEIAQGRLGPGRIHHCMRSIGMAERALELMCKRSVSRTAFGKPLARLGGNIDKIADSRMEIDMARLLTLKAAYMMDTVGNKVAKSEIAQIKVVAPNVALKVIDRAIQIHGGAGVSNDFPLAYMYAMQRTLRLADGPDEVHRAAIGKFEIGKYVPKELMRSGQ from the coding sequence ATGGATTTCGCCTATTCGCCCAAGGTTCAGGAACTGCGCGAACGCGTCACCGCGTTTATGGATGCATACGTTTACCCGGCCGAACCGGTGTTCGAACGCCAGGTCAGTGAAGGTGACCGCTGGCAGCCCACCGCAATCATGGAAGAACTGAAGGCCCGCGCTAAAGCCGAAGGCCTGTGGAACCTGTTCCTGCCCGAGTCCCAGCTGGGCGCCGGCCTGACCAACCTTGAGTACGCACCCCTGGCCGAAATCATGGGCCGCTCGCTGCTGGGCCCGGAGCCGTTCAACTGCTCCGCCCCCGACACCGGCAATATGGAAGTGCTGGTGCGCTACGCCAACGAAGAGCAGAAGCAACGCTGGCTCGAACCGCTGTTGCGCGGTGAGATCCGCTCGGCCTTTGCCATGACCGAGCCCGATGTCGCTTCGTCCGATGCCACCAACATGGCCGCCCGCGCCGAACGTCAGGGCGACGAATGGGTGATCAACGGCAAGAAGTGGTGGACCTCCGGCGCGTGCGACCCGCGCTGCAAGATTCTGATCTTTATGGGCCTGAGCAACCCCGACGCGCCGCGTCACCAGCAGCACTCGATGATTCTGGTGCCGGTGGACACCCCCGGTGTGAAGATCGTGCGGCCGCTGCCGGTGTTCGGCTACGACGACGCGCCCCACGGCCACGCCGAAGTGCTGTTCGACAACGTGCGCGTGCCCTATGAGAATGTGCTGCTTGGCGAGGGCCGAGGTTTTGAAATCGCCCAGGGCCGCCTTGGCCCGGGCCGTATCCACCATTGCATGCGCTCCATCGGTATGGCCGAGCGTGCGCTGGAGCTGATGTGCAAACGTTCGGTCAGCCGCACCGCATTCGGTAAGCCCCTGGCGCGTTTGGGCGGCAATATCGACAAGATCGCCGACTCACGCATGGAAATCGACATGGCGCGCCTGCTGACATTAAAGGCGGCGTACATGATGGACACCGTGGGTAATAAAGTGGCGAAAAGTGAAATCGCCCAGATAAAAGTCGTGGCGCCCAACGTGGCCTTGAAGGTGATCGACCGCGCGATCCAGATCCATGGTGGCGCCGGCGTTTCCAATGACTTCCCACTGGCCTACATGTACGCCATGCAACGCACCCTGCGCCTGGCCGATGGCCCGGACGAAGTGCACCGTGCCGCCATCGGCAAGTTCGAGATCGGCAAATACGTGCCTAAAGAGCTGATGCGCAGCGGGCAGTAA